The genomic interval taaataaaacaaataaatttaaaaataaaacttttattttcttaactCGTAATCATACTAGGAAATTAGAAGTCATCCCTAAACACAACCCCGATACGGTGCAGGAGTGAGCCATCCTTCAGCCACGGCCAAGTTAAGCACCGTGACGACACCATGATACAATCGATAACAAGACGGCTAGCCCACAAGGACCTCTCCTAGGGGATCCGCCGTCTATTGCGAGGCGAGTTCCACTCACGCCATAAATATACCATGAGGTTACACAACCAAGTGTCAAAAAAATGTCAACGGATACCACGCAACCGGCCTTATTAGGACTTACGCTCTCAAACCAACCTGCGCCATTTAAACCCAGACCCCAAAGCGAACATATGATTgacttaaactatttttatttctaaaacgaAATTAGAGGTCTACATTTCTCTTTGTCAAATCGAAATAAGTAACACATTTTAAGAGGTATGAATTTTACAGTACACACGGTACATttgaataacacaaaaaaaataataacttacgtTTTTTAACTACTACAATATTTTcacttttatgatatttttacaatttgtaaaagatttatcaaattattttatttcttaagttttaacAACAATTTCATAACTATTCAAATCTAACTGACCACTATGTgtacaatacattaaatatttattttacactgcAGTCTGTGTTTAAGTTACATTAGTCcaatagaaaattattaaattcagacatacatacatatatcatatatttacaaacaaaaaatcaattatGTTAACTGCAAAAACTAATTCTATTCTATTCATAATTGCAGTCAGTACTTATTAATATTCCCAATTTTTTATCGTAATTTGGTATGAgtgtaaaatataacaatagtaaACTTTTGAGTCAATAAGCAGTGTTTGATTAAGCacttatttaaagattattcaTCTTCAAACGCTGCTCTCACAATTtcatatgtttattttcaaactACTAATAATTGGTGAATTCTTAAGTTtgtaataatcattaatattggAATTATATCACAAAGTAAaagtgaaattatataaattttacctACACATTGTTTcataattcttttatatattgacAATTTGACAATGCATTTACATGaagtaatatcaaataatattagtataatttcacaatataattataacaaaccaaaaccaaaataaaatgtatcaaacatgtaacaaatgaataaattgtatacattcatattattttcagaTTTGTATGTTAATCGTAACTACTACTTACTAATTCACTCATACCaaaaattttagaatattaattccagaaatattattacaatattttttttttattaatttcaccaGCCATTTCTTTTTTTGgcggtttttaatttttttttaatttgattttagattCAATACACGCTGTTCCTCTTCTGTCTTCTTAATCTTAATCAAAACAAGAATATTTcgattgaatttataaaatagtttttattaacaaaggCACTGCCCAGTAAAGAGTCATTTTGTTCACTTCACAAAAGCCTCAGGTGGTATCTTGCCCTCTGATTGTAGTTGGTTAAAGATGAACAATGCTCGCTGATAGTCCCAACCAGTTTCTTGTAAACAACTGTAAAGAGAACACAAAGATAGATGAAAAATAtgaactacaacaacaacagcctgtaaattcccactactgggctaaaggcctcctttccctttgaggagaaggtttggaacatattccaccacgctattccaatgtgggttggtggaatacacatgtggcagaatatctatgaaatttgtcacatgcaggtttcctcacgatgttttccttcaccactgagcacgagatgaattataacgacaaattaagcacataaatcataTGAACTACAGTACATTGTACACTGTTTTGGGTAATGCTCGTCTGTACATATCCATATCTTAGTCTTATATTACTTAAGTTTGACTCACTTGATGCTCCAGTGCTCGTTCATGCCCGTTTGCTGGCTCAGAGTGGCCAGAATAGCGCGCTGCGTTTCGTCATGAGCGGGAGCGGGGGCGGGAGCGGGCGCGGAGACGGGGGCGGGCGCGGCCACACCCGCCGGTGAGGAACTCGATGCATCCTCCtggttaaaaaatgttaaatgaagatactaaaataacaactaatactgtctactattttatttaatactgaaGACATAAGTTGGTAAGCTTTATCGTAACCTTTTGTAAAAACAATTGAAGgtctttttaaaacaaattaaaatattggataGATCTATTGGTACATTTTTGGGTATTTATGGACATGTGTCTTACCTGTTCCCTTGTAGTGTTAGAGACGAAGAGCATATCATTTGTGATAGAGAAACCTCCAGCACTGTTGGGTACTATGACAAATGTCCGGTGGAAGGACCGTGAAGGGTTGCCGGCTACAGTTGTCTCTTTGTACACTCCATTCATTGTTAGAACTATCATTGCTGGCTGTGaacaaaaaatttataattagaatgCTTACTAATAAATGAACTAATCTGACAAAATATGCACATATAACCTCTTAAACAGAAATAACTCCtggctatatttttattatgtccacatattttgttcatttaaaaataaggttGTACATTTTATGTGGTATATAGAAATGACAAAACACAACAATTCAAAACAAGAAAGATTATTAGTATGCAATAATAAGCCATACTCAGTACACAATTTTATACAACACTATAGAGTTTAGATAAAAGTATGgaaaaaaaatggttaaaatgtttttgattttattgaagATGTGCAATCATTAAAAAGATATAATGTTTacattaatatgataaaaaggAATACAAACAACAACTTACCGTGAAAACAAGTAAATCCACAGCAAAACTCATTAAATCATGTTTTGTTTTGGGCAGATCTGAGAGGAATGAAACAACTTGCAATCTACCCGTCCGTAAATATCTTCTTCTTGATTCTCTCTCtgttattcttattaaatttcGGCTGTTTGATATGTATGCGTTCAATCTATaacaagattaaatttatttatattgtcaacCATGCAgcatattatttcttttaataagtatataacttGACACAATATTGTAAAACATCATTTACTAAAACAGTAAATCTAACTGAactataaagataaaattaagcCTGAATAGGCTTTAGTCTAATGTTGCAAGCAAActgtagtaaatataaatacaaacctATTAGTGGGTGCATTTCTGTTATCATTGCTGAGATAGTTTGCTGCCATGGACATTGTAGCAGTCTCATGGTAAGCTTCCAGTAACGGTTGCCTTGACTCTGAGTCAAATATAGCAAAATACTGTGTTAGGAACTCTCTGACCAGGTCCTGGCCAGCAGGGTCGATAAGGAACGATTGCTGACACGGAGGAAGAGTCACATCTTCTGATACGTCGAAGCCGATCGCTGGAGGAAGATCCACGCCGTCCtagataatcaaatataatctttagaaaataatataagagattctgtattactatataattagtTGCAATAGTGTTAGTGCCTTGATTAAATGTTATtgcttattacatatatatacttttatacttacaatcaatacaagattactcaataagattttatatatacatattattattagttcttATTGTAGTTTATGTTGATTATATAGTATAGACAACTTAGGTTCAGGTCAAAGTCCTGtcctgataaatatattatgtattcaaatattacatgtatatatatttctaaaattcacacatgaaaatgataaaattgaaaaagaagtagtagtaaagtaaaatttttgtacaGTACAAACAGTTTGGTTTTAgaacaattataaatttgaaataaactaattaagtacataaacaTCCAACTGACATGTATAATCTTAAATCAATATACAAACAAACTAGCACTACCCATATTCTACTTACCAATCTCACCAGTTTTGGAAATTTCTTCCGGACGTCGCTGGACATACAAACACGGCAAAGATGTTAAACAGTCTGAAACTCTTGTGattcattaataacattttttatcaattaatggACAATATCTGTTTTGGAGTATGAGAATCTCAGTAccgacaataaattataaaaattcaaaaaaataacagttattgtcctttaaataataacagaatTATTGCTACACATTATCAATTAAGTGTACTTATGATCTTACTCTCTTGtcttagaatataattattatcatgtaCAGTAAGACGCAAAAATATACATTGGCAAtggctaaaataatatatcacagAATTTCAAACTGAACCTCTAATAACCTCATATATAGAAAAACACACATGtcattacaaaaatttaaattgcttcAATTTTTGAACATTTGGGTAAGGAGCTTTAAAGGTTGTGGTttgaaattatatcatataatcaTACATGTAAAGCCTTCAATAACCAACTGAAACATTGGTGAGAAAAAAGTAagtatagacaaatataattgaGTTGTGTAGAAATGTGCCATACTACAGAAaaactaataaaagtttttaagctTTAAAAGAGAAAACcacttattttatgatttttactATTACTccattatacatattacataatattgtttttatcctATAACATTAGTTTCctttaaatcttaataattcatattagtGTTTCTGTTGTGTGGAACATTTCTCAAaagcattattattttgattatttgagATGGAATGATTTGTATTGATAATCTTTATCTTGCATATTTTTGAGGCTTACTGTactatattgataatttatctGCTATAGAAAATGCTTTGCTTGTTCTAGTTTtctttaatatcataaatatcacTAGTATGTGTATAAATTGCTACATCATAAcattgcatataaaaaaaatatattttttacagaacaATGTTAAAATGAAGttatatgttgttttataaacttGGATACTTTAGTTACTTGATAATACTTCCACTCGCAAGCACAATGACACgttgaaaaatattgaattgtatACAAGTTTATAGTATGCATTACTATAaacttgttatattaatttactttttgttattatttaaaattgacttaAAGCCTTTTTGCTAATAATCTTACGCCACAATGACCAGCACACAAAAACAAAACTGAGAAGAGAATAATATTTCAGGAGTAGATATGTAGTTATAAGATAGTATATCttgaatattaaacatatttcttaaggtatttttaaaacactacattagataaaatttaaaattttgtcaaGTAATGTATTACACAAGtgtttacaaaatgttattggttttttaattatctgatTATTTATTGCAAACAGTCCAGTAACTAGTGAACAGATTTAATGCTATACATACTATAGACTTTATTATTAATGCATGCAAAGACTAGTACAAAGCTACATAACTCATATCCCAATGACTGTCAGTATTATGTCCTAGCGTAACACTTGTATACTCTACATAAATTCTAcactaactattttttgtactaaGCAATATTGTTTGATGTTCATCTTTAAATATCCACATAATGATACTGTAATATGTATGAACAGAACAGTCTCCTAATAGTCAAACACATGAAATCACAGTATTGTTTAAATGGAATATTCAGTTtggtcttttatttttgtttaacttcaaaacaagaatttatatttaagaatacttttattataattgtatttgacaaTTAGTTACTTAACATAACatgcaaataatatttgaattattttttgtaatgcaGCACCCAGTCTATCTTGTTTAGTAACGGGactttgcaaaaaaatattgttgattaaTTGCAATATTAATTGTTTGTCTTGAAATGATTTATCAATCAAGTTTTTGAATCTTATGTATCATTTATACAATGATGAATTCCAAAACAGACAAATTGTAAGTCAAATTTCTTAgaatgattttttaatgtacACCATCACCAcactacattttatttgttcttcTTGCATATGCTTTCATAGCATCATCTTATCAATGCCTGGCAAATCTGATCAAACAGACAAGCTTATTTTTTACCCATTTTGTTCGTATTTCACAATGAATAtggatataaaaatagtattacctGACATAAATATCATGGTCATTGAACCTGTTCACCAGAGGATTTCCTTTAAGGTACAACTCCACAAGCTGAAGCGGCTTCAAGGGGTCCATGGAACCTAGGTATGGTATCTGAAACgaaatttcatttttacatGTTTTCCATGGCATAAATTGTAAATGCTACCAACTATCACTATTACTAGACCTAGGGTTTGTACCCAAAACCTTAGAAACTGTTCTTGCAAACTAGCATAATGAGAAGAAAGGAAGTAATGTAAGATATATGCAAAAAAGTTAAGCTAAACTTACCCTGTTGTCACCCAGGtacaaaattttaagattctTTAATTTTGTGGACAAAATCTTCATGTGTTCAATTCCATGAAGCTTGTTGTCATTTAAGTTTAAAGCTTCTAAATCGGGAATATTTTCTGCCATGATCTCAATTGCTGCCAACATGATTACTGGACGGAACAGCGCACAGAATATATCACTTAAATCTGAGGACAAAGTGATTAGTCACTAATCTAAGTAAACATGTCTGGTTATTTTTGGATGTTATTaagaaaacacaaattaattcaaGAAAATTACACTAAATGTAGTGAATAATTACCTGGATCAGAGTGGAATTTCGTCAAG from Vanessa cardui chromosome 15, ilVanCard2.1, whole genome shotgun sequence carries:
- the LOC124535544 gene encoding nuclear RNA export factor 1; protein product: MPKRGGRIRNWKPNEHFEHDDRIQSNNTRRVSFKPGTNKGKNKFNSWNNASHLLLDGDIDMGATAGQGPNRKGFRGRGRLSSPAPRPASKKKFLPGLLPWYQIIIPYGAKHDKDVVLRSLLGFISPEVFIPHYYKINGNAAVFYVDDVKIAEKLFYADRKIAMSDGFKLVVIVRNSVPNVNVDAGMKEKMKLAMAKRYNPATKALDLTKFHSDPDLSDIFCALFRPVIMLAAIEIMAENIPDLEALNLNDNKLHGIEHMKILSTKLKNLKILYLGDNRIPYLGSMDPLKPLQLVELYLKGNPLVNRFNDHDIYVSDVRKKFPKLVRLDGVDLPPAIGFDVSEDVTLPPCQQSFLIDPAGQDLVREFLTQYFAIFDSESRQPLLEAYHETATMSMAANYLSNDNRNAPTNRLNAYISNSRNLIRITERESRRRYLRTGRLQVVSFLSDLPKTKHDLMSFAVDLLVFTPAMIVLTMNGVYKETTVAGNPSRSFHRTFVIVPNSAGGFSITNDMLFVSNTTREQEDASSSSPAGVAAPAPVSAPAPAPAPAHDETQRAILATLSQQTGMNEHWSINCLQETGWDYQRALFIFNQLQSEGKIPPEAFVK